The nucleotide sequence ATCGCCCTGTGTCTGCTCGCGCCCTTCGTGGCGATGCTGTGGGTGGGTTCGTACGCGAAGGTGGACCCGACGTTCATCGGGATCCCCTTCTTCTACTGGTACCAGATGCTGTGGGTGCCGCTCTCCGCCGTGCTGACCGTGACCGCGTACAAGCTGTGGCGGCGTGACCAGCGCGCCCGCGCCACCGCCCCGGCCGCCTCCGGCTCCGCCCCGAAGGGCGGTGCGTCGCGGTGAAGGACGGCGTGAACGGCGTCGCGCTCGGCGTCTTCATCTTCTTCTTCCTGGCCGTCACGGTCATGGGCTTCCTGGCCGCGCGCTGGCGCAAGGCCGAGAACGAGCACAGCCTCGACGAATGGGGTCTCGGCGGACGCTCGTTCGGCACCTGGGTCACCTGGTTCCTGCTCGGCGGCGACCTGTACACCGCGTACACCTTCGTCGCCGTACCCGCGGCGATCTACGCGGCGGGCGCGGCCGGCTTCTTCGCGGTGCCCTACACGATCCTCGTGTACCCGCTGATCTTCACCTTCCTGCCCCGCCTGTGGTCGGTGTCCCACAAGCACGGTTACGTGACCACCTCGGACTTCGTGCGCGGCCGGTTCGGTTCCAAGGGCCTGTCGCTGGCGGTCGCCGTCACCGGCATCCTGGCGACGATGCCGTACATCGCGCTCCAACTGGTCGGCATCCAGGCGGTGCTGGACGTGATGGGCGTCGGCGGCGGCGAGAACACCAACTGGTTCGTGAAGGACCTGCCGCTGCTGATCGCGTTCGGCGTGCTGGCCGCCTACACCTACTCCTCCGGCCTGCGTGCCCCCGCGCTGATCGCGTTCGTGAAGGACACGCTGATCTACATCGTCATCGCGGTGGCGATCATCTACATCCCGATCAAGCTGGGCGGCTTCGACGACATCTTCGCCAAGGCGGGCGAGGCGTTCAGCCAGACCAACCCGGCGACGGGCAAACCGCGCGGCGCGCTGGCACCGGCGGAACCGGGCCAGTGGACGTACGCGACGCTGGCGCTGGGCTCCGCCCTGGCGCTGTTCATGTACCCCCACTCCATCACGGCGACCCTGTCCTCGCGCAGCCGTGAGGTGATCCGCCGCAACACCACGATCCTGCCGCTGTACTCGCTGATGCTGGGTCTGCTCGCGCTGCTGGGCTTCATGGCGATCGCGGCGGGGGTCAAGGTCACCAACGGCCAGCTGGCGATCCCTCAGCTGTTCGAGGACATGTTCCCGTCCTGGTTCGCGGGCGTGGCGTTCGCGGCGATCGGCATCGGCGCGCTCGTGCCGGCGGCCATCATGTCGATCGCGGCCGCGAACCTCTTCACCCGCAACATCTACAAGGACTTCATCAAACCGGACGCGACACCCAAGGAGGAGACCCGCGTCTCCAAGATCGTGTCGCTGCTCGTGAAGGTCGGCGCGCTGGTCTTCGTCCTCACCATGGACAAGACGGTCGCCATCAACTTCCAGCTGCTGGGCGGGATCTGGATCCTCCAGACGTTCCCGGCACTGGTCGGCGGCCTGTTCACCCGCTGGTTCCACCGCTGGGCCCTGCTCGCCGGCTGGGCGGTCGGCATGGTCTACGGCACCTTCGCCGCCTACGGCGTCGCCTCCCCGACCCAGAAGCACTTCGGCGGGTCGTCCAAGGAGATCCCGGGCATCGGCGAGATCGGCTACATCGGTCTCACCGCGTTCGTGATCAACGTCGTGGTCACGGTGGTGCTGACCTTCGTCCTGCGGGCGGCCAAGGCGCCCGACGGCGTCGACGAGACGAAGCCGGAGGACTACACGGCGGACGCGGGCGACCCGGGCGTCCAGGTGGAGCTGCCGCCGGCGACCGCGGGCACGTCCCACTAGCATCCGCCGGCGCGGGCCCCGCGGGTCCGCGTCCGGCACGGGCGGGCCGTCGGAGCGATCCGGCGGCCCGCCCCCGTGCGCGGGGAGCGCACCGCCCGGCACACCCTCCGTCGGGTTCCGGCGGGATCACTCTGCTCGCCCGTCAGTTGACGCTCCGGAACCAGCGCGACACAACATCTGGGGGTGGCGTGACGGGCGAGCACAAGATGTATGCTCATGCTCGCTGTCGCCGCAGGGGAATCCGGTGCGAATCCGGAACTGTCCCGCAACGGTGTACTCGCGTGCATCCATACCCGTATGCGCACGCCTGTTCAGTCCGAGGTCCTGCCGACAGCGCGCCCGGCCGTCCGGTCCGGGTGCCCTGACGTCCGGGTCTCGTGGAGTGGGCCGGTGGACGCGACGCCCCCGCGCGCTCGTGTGCTGCCCCCTGCCCCGCGCAAGGCCCACGCCGAGCGAGGGAGAGCCCCACGTGACCATCGCGCCAGCCGGCCCGGTTCCAGCCACCGAACCGGAGTCCGACGGTCCCGGCACCGCGTTGCTGCGGACCCTGACCGAGCTGACCGCCGACCTGCCCGACGCCGACCCCGGCCGGGTCGCCGCCGCAGCGCTGCGCGGCCGGTCCGGCCGGGCCGACGAGGCGGAGCTGCGCGAGCTGGCCACGGAGGCGGCCGCCGGCCTGATCTCGGAGGACCCCGCCTACTCGAAGCTTGCCGCCCGGCTGCTCACCGTCGGCATCGCCGCGGAGGCCGCCTCCCAGGGCGTCACGTCGTTCACCGGGTCGGTCGCCGTGGGCCACCGCGAGGGCCTCGTCGCCGACCGCACCGCCGAGTTCGTGCGCGTCCACGCCGCCCGCCTCGACGCGCTGATCGACGAGCGGGCCGACGACCGCTTCGGCTACTTCGGACTGCGCACCCTGCACAGCCGCTACCTCCTGCGGCACCCGATCACCCGCAAGGTCGTCGAGACGCCGCAGCACTTCCTGCTGCGCGTCGCCT is from Streptomyces asoensis and encodes:
- a CDS encoding DUF3311 domain-containing protein, which gives rise to MSESPEVTRGPVVTPVRVAIALCLLAPFVAMLWVGSYAKVDPTFIGIPFFYWYQMLWVPLSAVLTVTAYKLWRRDQRARATAPAASGSAPKGGASR
- the mctP gene encoding monocarboxylate uptake permease MctP, which codes for MKDGVNGVALGVFIFFFLAVTVMGFLAARWRKAENEHSLDEWGLGGRSFGTWVTWFLLGGDLYTAYTFVAVPAAIYAAGAAGFFAVPYTILVYPLIFTFLPRLWSVSHKHGYVTTSDFVRGRFGSKGLSLAVAVTGILATMPYIALQLVGIQAVLDVMGVGGGENTNWFVKDLPLLIAFGVLAAYTYSSGLRAPALIAFVKDTLIYIVIAVAIIYIPIKLGGFDDIFAKAGEAFSQTNPATGKPRGALAPAEPGQWTYATLALGSALALFMYPHSITATLSSRSREVIRRNTTILPLYSLMLGLLALLGFMAIAAGVKVTNGQLAIPQLFEDMFPSWFAGVAFAAIGIGALVPAAIMSIAAANLFTRNIYKDFIKPDATPKEETRVSKIVSLLVKVGALVFVLTMDKTVAINFQLLGGIWILQTFPALVGGLFTRWFHRWALLAGWAVGMVYGTFAAYGVASPTQKHFGGSSKEIPGIGEIGYIGLTAFVINVVVTVVLTFVLRAAKAPDGVDETKPEDYTADAGDPGVQVELPPATAGTSH